One genomic region from Sphingobacterium multivorum encodes:
- a CDS encoding translocation/assembly module TamB domain-containing protein: protein MNRFTRIAFKTILWIIGVILALAILIVFLIRLPSVQNYIAGKVTQYVENKIGTPVKIGYINIDFPKKLVLEDIYLADQSKDTLVAGKSITVDINMLKLLKNTVEIQRLEAEGITAKIHRTLPDSSFNFDYIVKAFASQKESKPTADSSSALLFNLDKVKFDKFHIVYADDVIGTSADVYLNSLNTNIKKFDLTKNMAFNLPKVKIDGLSATVKQWRPVVEGTAPSVKDFGITDKTAQTTTLLPEIGIQLADLTNILVRYEDQSSLLNTKFYIKNLHADINKIDLNKELVDIQTINLDGSDNTVLFGKIPKKVNAAAKNTADTTKINWVVSAKEIQINKTSLAYRDDNQARMKGFDYFNIKIPGMKTSLNDLYYSADSISGSLKELVAADQSGFVIKQLRGDFKYTNTGAEIKNLYAETPRTLLRDYLKITYPSLDIIAKKPELIYVNATIKKSRVDMRDIYYFAPFLDTMQVMKPLMDKKFTIDGRVVGKLNDLNIPAIDFQTLSNTRVVASLHLKGLPNVDKMSMDLNLKKLTTGRSDIEKLVSKKMLPSGIELPNTIGLTGTFKGGMNAFNTNLSLVTEKGTAKFNGKVGMIGRDTTYDAYVSIRDFDIGKIMKMDSTLGILSFEGKIKGHGTDPKKLVANFDGKVNRMDAMGYRYQNIDMNLTADKGDIKAAVVSPDPNIQLRLNATANMKSKYPQVDFELMVDTINLKNLKLMDDEFKYHGKLVGNFSSADPNFLNGEAHITNSSILYNDAYYSLDSISLVAKADTSRNLLLLKSDFLNAHLVGKYKILELQNAIQDILQVYYQPGKAVKVPKYEPQNIEFSAQLTRTKFIKDFLPELTEMSDITLDGMFNSQSKTILAKLDAPKIIYNGTEINNVTLDINTLDSTLYYSALINKIKVSNIELVNTVFSGKVIQNNLDFGLWIKDKKEKEQYHLGANMRVDNGAFVFSLLQDGLMLNYDKWTINPKNVLKFGSTGIQANDFILSNKGQELSISSQDSVLNSPLNIAFKNFRIETLSRMLESETIDLGGGINGQATISRLESSPVFVSDLVVDKFYIGKDTVGNVNIQVNNQKENTYNANISISENGNNVVLSGDFISPPKGESSLDFTLDIAPLSMQTVQAFSLGYLKDSKGNLEGQLKITGSPSKPRINGDVKFKDAQFNIAMLNALFKAKDETIHLDERGITFPKFALEDKKGNIAKVTGSIETKTYTDFDFNLNVNTDNFEVLNSTQSDNDMFYGKMYLTSNLRIRGNLDKPIVDGTIKVLDDTDFTFVMPNEDPGMADRKGVVEFVDKSDTTRANVFAKLDSMTVTRLTGIDVDLNLQTDKDAKFKILLDAGSQDALNIQGEAELNAGIDASSKITLSGTFTVDKGSYSFSFGPVKKDFTFRKGSTITWNGDPLDAQLNITAAYTTKAPTLELVATQLGSENANLYKQRIPFNVLLKITDKLFQPQLNFDIDLDENNSVVSQDVISKVNNALTTLRENPSELNKQVFSLIVLGRFMSTNPFESLSGGGGTEAIVRNSISSFLSGQLNRLASELISGVELDFNLTSEEDYATGAGQTRTDLNIGVSKMLLNDRLKITVGSNFEVEGNTRPGETANNIAGDIQLDYQLSQDGRYFARVYRKNQYQVTLQGQYVETGIGFIINMDYNRFKEIWMSSKKLKEYYDTNSKGFRKRFDVERMETDSVYRDSVRTVIRDSLMTHSPEYRKRMEEREKERRKQQLDSTKRTPKSDSPKSTIDTIRTTAIKNEDEERNYHAN from the coding sequence TTGAACAGATTTACCCGAATTGCTTTCAAAACAATATTGTGGATTATTGGAGTCATCCTTGCGCTGGCTATTCTAATCGTATTTCTAATCAGATTACCATCCGTTCAGAATTATATTGCCGGAAAAGTAACGCAATATGTGGAAAACAAGATTGGTACTCCCGTTAAAATTGGCTACATTAATATTGATTTTCCTAAAAAACTGGTGTTGGAGGACATCTATCTAGCAGACCAAAGTAAAGATACCTTAGTTGCGGGAAAAAGCATAACTGTTGATATCAATATGCTCAAACTGCTTAAAAACACAGTTGAAATACAGCGCCTTGAAGCAGAAGGTATTACCGCAAAAATTCACCGGACACTCCCCGACAGTTCGTTTAACTTTGATTATATTGTCAAAGCGTTCGCCTCTCAAAAAGAAAGCAAACCGACTGCGGATAGTAGCTCCGCCCTCTTATTTAACCTCGATAAAGTCAAATTTGACAAATTTCATATTGTTTATGCCGATGATGTTATCGGAACAAGCGCCGACGTTTATCTGAACAGCCTAAATACCAACATCAAGAAGTTCGACCTTACAAAAAACATGGCCTTCAATCTACCTAAAGTGAAGATAGATGGTCTGAGCGCCACAGTGAAACAATGGCGGCCGGTGGTTGAGGGCACTGCACCTTCGGTGAAAGATTTTGGTATCACCGATAAAACCGCACAAACAACCACCCTGCTCCCTGAGATTGGTATACAACTGGCTGATCTGACCAACATCTTAGTGCGGTACGAGGATCAATCCAGCCTGTTGAATACCAAGTTTTATATCAAAAACCTTCATGCGGACATTAACAAGATCGACCTTAACAAAGAGCTTGTCGATATTCAGACGATCAATCTTGACGGTTCAGACAATACTGTGCTCTTTGGAAAGATCCCGAAAAAAGTAAACGCAGCAGCGAAAAACACCGCGGATACCACCAAAATAAACTGGGTTGTCTCTGCCAAAGAAATCCAAATCAATAAGACAAGTTTAGCGTATAGAGACGATAATCAGGCCCGTATGAAAGGCTTTGATTACTTCAACATTAAGATCCCTGGGATGAAAACCAGTTTAAATGATCTTTACTACAGTGCCGATTCCATCAGTGGATCACTCAAAGAGCTTGTAGCCGCCGATCAATCGGGGTTTGTGATCAAGCAATTGAGGGGGGATTTTAAGTATACAAATACCGGCGCGGAGATCAAAAATCTATATGCAGAGACGCCACGCACCCTGCTGCGTGATTACTTAAAAATAACTTATCCCTCTTTGGATATTATCGCTAAAAAACCGGAACTGATCTACGTCAATGCAACGATCAAAAAGAGCCGCGTGGATATGCGTGACATCTACTATTTTGCTCCATTTTTGGATACTATGCAGGTGATGAAACCACTGATGGATAAAAAATTTACGATTGATGGTCGCGTTGTCGGTAAGCTAAATGACCTTAATATTCCGGCAATTGATTTTCAGACCCTGTCCAATACGCGCGTCGTTGCAAGTCTACATTTAAAGGGACTTCCCAATGTCGATAAAATGTCCATGGATCTTAATTTAAAGAAATTGACTACCGGGCGCTCGGATATCGAAAAGCTGGTTTCAAAAAAAATGTTGCCGAGCGGAATAGAATTGCCCAATACGATCGGACTCACCGGAACTTTTAAAGGTGGAATGAATGCCTTTAACACCAATCTTTCGCTGGTAACCGAAAAGGGAACGGCCAAGTTTAATGGTAAGGTGGGCATGATAGGCCGCGACACGACCTACGATGCTTATGTGAGTATTCGTGATTTTGACATTGGTAAAATCATGAAAATGGACAGTACCTTAGGTATACTTTCATTTGAGGGGAAAATTAAGGGCCATGGAACCGATCCCAAGAAGCTTGTCGCCAACTTTGATGGCAAAGTAAACCGGATGGACGCCATGGGCTATCGCTACCAAAATATTGATATGAATCTTACGGCAGACAAAGGGGACATAAAAGCCGCTGTTGTTAGCCCTGATCCAAACATCCAATTGAGGTTAAATGCGACAGCCAATATGAAATCCAAGTACCCACAGGTGGATTTTGAGCTGATGGTAGATACCATTAATCTTAAAAATTTAAAGTTGATGGATGACGAGTTCAAATACCACGGTAAACTCGTCGGAAATTTCAGTTCAGCCGATCCAAATTTTTTGAACGGAGAGGCACATATTACCAATTCATCCATTCTTTACAATGATGCATATTACTCTTTAGACAGTATTTCCCTTGTTGCAAAGGCCGACACAAGTCGCAATTTACTGCTATTAAAATCGGACTTTTTAAACGCCCATTTGGTCGGAAAATACAAAATTTTAGAGTTGCAGAATGCTATTCAAGATATCCTACAGGTATACTACCAGCCGGGAAAAGCTGTTAAAGTGCCCAAATACGAGCCGCAGAACATCGAGTTTTCGGCCCAATTGACCCGAACTAAGTTTATCAAAGATTTCTTGCCAGAACTGACAGAGATGTCGGATATCACGTTGGATGGTATGTTCAACAGTCAATCAAAAACGATTCTCGCCAAGCTGGATGCACCGAAAATAATCTATAATGGCACTGAAATAAATAACGTTACCCTAGATATCAACACCCTCGACAGTACACTGTATTACTCGGCATTGATCAATAAAATCAAGGTAAGCAATATCGAACTGGTGAATACCGTATTCAGTGGTAAAGTCATCCAAAACAATTTGGATTTTGGCCTCTGGATAAAAGATAAGAAAGAGAAAGAGCAATATCATTTGGGCGCCAATATGCGCGTTGATAATGGTGCATTCGTTTTTAGCCTCCTTCAGGACGGCTTAATGCTGAACTACGACAAGTGGACGATAAATCCAAAAAACGTACTCAAATTTGGGAGCACGGGTATTCAGGCCAATGATTTTATTTTGAGTAATAAAGGACAGGAACTGAGTATATCATCGCAGGACAGTGTACTCAATTCGCCGCTCAACATTGCATTTAAGAATTTCCGCATTGAAACCTTAAGTAGAATGCTTGAAAGTGAAACGATAGATCTTGGCGGTGGCATTAATGGCCAGGCAACGATATCACGCCTGGAGAGCAGCCCTGTATTTGTCTCCGACCTTGTCGTTGATAAATTCTATATTGGGAAAGATACCGTTGGTAACGTCAACATACAAGTGAATAATCAAAAAGAAAACACCTATAACGCGAATATTAGTATCAGTGAAAATGGCAATAATGTCGTATTAAGTGGTGATTTTATCAGTCCTCCTAAAGGAGAATCAAGCCTTGATTTCACCTTGGATATTGCGCCACTCTCGATGCAGACCGTGCAGGCATTCAGTCTGGGGTATCTAAAGGACTCGAAGGGAAATCTTGAAGGCCAGTTAAAAATAACAGGATCGCCATCAAAACCTCGCATTAACGGAGATGTTAAGTTTAAAGATGCCCAGTTCAATATTGCTATGTTGAATGCACTTTTCAAAGCTAAAGATGAAACTATCCACTTGGATGAAAGAGGCATTACTTTCCCAAAATTTGCATTGGAAGACAAAAAAGGAAATATTGCCAAAGTAACGGGGTCCATAGAAACCAAAACGTATACTGATTTTGATTTCAACCTCAATGTCAATACAGACAATTTTGAGGTGCTCAATTCAACACAGAGCGACAACGACATGTTTTATGGTAAAATGTACCTCACGTCTAACCTACGCATTCGTGGAAACCTCGATAAGCCTATCGTTGATGGCACAATCAAGGTGTTAGATGATACGGACTTTACCTTTGTCATGCCAAATGAGGATCCCGGGATGGCCGACCGGAAAGGGGTTGTCGAATTCGTTGATAAGAGTGATACAACAAGAGCCAATGTATTTGCAAAATTAGATTCTATGACTGTTACCCGATTGACGGGAATCGACGTAGATCTGAATCTGCAAACCGATAAGGATGCTAAATTTAAGATCCTCTTGGATGCTGGTTCACAGGATGCACTGAATATCCAGGGTGAAGCGGAACTGAACGCAGGTATTGATGCAAGTAGCAAAATTACCTTGTCGGGTACATTTACCGTAGACAAAGGAAGTTACTCCTTCAGTTTTGGTCCCGTAAAAAAAGATTTTACATTCCGAAAAGGAAGTACGATCACTTGGAATGGAGATCCCCTGGATGCGCAGCTTAATATCACGGCAGCATACACAACCAAAGCACCGACCCTCGAACTTGTAGCGACGCAGCTGGGGTCGGAAAACGCTAATTTGTACAAGCAGCGGATTCCTTTCAATGTCTTACTGAAGATCACAGACAAACTGTTCCAACCGCAACTAAATTTTGATATCGACTTGGACGAAAACAACTCGGTTGTTTCGCAAGATGTGATTAGCAAAGTCAACAATGCCTTGACCACCTTGCGTGAAAATCCATCTGAACTGAACAAACAGGTCTTTTCACTCATCGTTTTGGGACGCTTTATGTCGACCAATCCATTTGAGAGTTTATCCGGTGGCGGGGGTACGGAAGCCATTGTCAGAAATAGCATCAGTTCATTCCTGAGCGGTCAATTGAACCGCCTTGCCTCCGAGCTTATCAGCGGAGTAGAGCTGGATTTCAACTTAACTTCGGAAGAAGATTACGCAACTGGAGCAGGCCAGACCCGAACAGATCTGAATATCGGTGTGTCTAAAATGCTTTTAAATGACCGCCTAAAAATTACTGTTGGCTCTAATTTTGAAGTTGAAGGAAATACACGTCCGGGAGAAACGGCCAACAACATTGCTGGTGATATCCAATTGGATTATCAACTTTCGCAAGATGGCCGCTATTTTGCGCGGGTATATCGTAAAAATCAATATCAGGTTACACTCCAAGGTCAATATGTAGAAACGGGTATCGGATTTATCATCAATATGGATTACAACCGATTTAAGGAGATCTGGATGAGTTCGAAAAAACTCAAAGAGTATTACGACACCAATAGTAAGGGTTTCAGAAAACGTTTCGATGTAGAACGTATGGAAACCGATTCAGTCTATCGCGACAGTGTACGCACCGTCATCCGAGATAGTTTGATGACCCATAGTCCTGAATACAGAAAGCGTATGGAGGAAAGAGAAAAAGAGAGACGTAAGCAACAGCTGGACTCAACGAAACGTACGCCGAAAAGCGATAGTCCAAAATCAACTATAGATACCATCAGAACGACAGCTATAAAAAATGAAGATGAGGAAAGGAATTACCATGCAAACTAA
- a CDS encoding valine--tRNA ligase, protein MSIAKTYNPKEAEEKWYSYWKANGFFRSTPDEREPYTIVMPPPNVTGVLHMGHMLNNTIQDVLIRRARMQGKNACWVPGTDHASIATEAKVVAMLKEQGIDKRSLSREDFLKHAWEWKEKYGGIILKQLEKLGASCDWDRTRFTMDPELYQSVIRVFVDLYHKGLIYRGYRMVNWDPEAKTNISDEEVIYKEKNGKLYHLKYQVDGTDQYIVVATTRPETIFGDTAVCINPNDERYTWLKGKQVIVPIVGRKVNIIEDEYVDLEFGTGCLKVTPAHDVNDYALGKKHNLEFVDIFTDEAKLNDNGLHYAGMDRFKVRKEIEKELEEKGLLEQVENYTNNVGTSERTGAVIEPKISNQWFLKMEDLAKPALDNVMDDTIKFHPTKFKNIYRNWMENVTDWNISRQLWWGHQIPAYFYGDGNEDFVVAQTVEEALVLAQEKSGNTALQLTDLRQDEDVLDTWFSAWLWPISVFNGINEPENAEINYYYPTQDLVTAPDIIFFWVARMIVSGYEFRGQLPFENVYFTGIVRDKLGRKMSKSLGNSPDPIDLMNEYGADATRMGMLLTAPAGNDLPFDVELCVQGRNFANKIWNAFRLVKGWEITATPASDSDKISASWFEARLNQALVDIEENFKHYRLSDALMTTYKLVWDDFCAWYLELVKPAYGSPISSETLETVKSFFQRILTLVHPFMPFLTEELWHDELFGVKDEKDCIIVAAYPTANAFDEQLIKDFAVAQQIISEVRNIRNSKGISPKVALPLAINQQSDINLAQYIDIITKIANLEGVTFVSEKVAGAASFLAGKDECYVTLENNIDADAERERIEKELAYLTGFLVSVDKKLSNERFVQNAKPEIVENEKSKKADAEAKIKILQESLTALG, encoded by the coding sequence ATGAGCATAGCGAAAACTTACAATCCAAAAGAAGCTGAAGAAAAATGGTACAGCTATTGGAAAGCGAATGGATTTTTCCGTTCCACCCCGGACGAACGTGAACCTTACACGATTGTGATGCCCCCTCCGAATGTCACGGGAGTATTGCACATGGGGCATATGCTGAATAATACCATTCAAGACGTTTTGATTCGCCGGGCACGTATGCAAGGAAAAAACGCTTGTTGGGTACCGGGGACCGATCACGCCTCCATTGCCACTGAAGCTAAGGTCGTCGCTATGTTGAAAGAACAAGGAATTGATAAACGATCTTTATCTCGTGAAGATTTCTTAAAACATGCTTGGGAATGGAAGGAAAAATACGGTGGTATTATTCTAAAACAACTCGAAAAACTTGGCGCTTCCTGTGACTGGGATCGTACACGTTTTACCATGGATCCAGAATTATACCAATCTGTTATCCGTGTATTCGTCGATCTATACCATAAAGGATTAATCTATCGTGGTTACCGCATGGTCAACTGGGATCCTGAAGCAAAAACAAATATCTCAGACGAAGAGGTTATTTATAAAGAGAAAAACGGCAAATTATACCACTTGAAATATCAGGTTGATGGAACAGATCAATACATTGTTGTGGCGACTACCCGTCCTGAAACCATCTTTGGTGACACAGCCGTGTGTATCAATCCCAATGATGAACGCTATACCTGGTTAAAAGGAAAGCAAGTCATCGTTCCAATCGTTGGCAGAAAGGTGAACATCATCGAAGATGAATATGTCGATTTGGAGTTTGGTACTGGATGCCTTAAAGTTACTCCAGCACACGATGTGAACGACTATGCACTAGGTAAAAAGCACAACCTGGAATTTGTCGACATCTTTACCGACGAAGCGAAACTAAACGACAATGGCCTGCATTACGCGGGTATGGACCGTTTTAAAGTCCGTAAAGAAATCGAGAAAGAGCTTGAGGAAAAAGGGTTATTGGAGCAAGTGGAAAACTACACCAATAATGTTGGAACTTCAGAGCGAACAGGTGCTGTTATTGAGCCAAAAATCTCCAATCAATGGTTCCTTAAGATGGAAGATCTTGCAAAACCAGCATTGGATAATGTGATGGATGATACCATTAAATTTCATCCGACAAAATTCAAAAATATCTACCGCAACTGGATGGAGAATGTTACCGATTGGAACATTTCAAGACAATTGTGGTGGGGACATCAGATACCGGCGTATTTCTATGGCGACGGAAACGAAGACTTTGTGGTTGCACAAACGGTTGAAGAAGCCCTTGTTCTAGCGCAAGAAAAATCAGGTAATACAGCCCTTCAATTGACAGATCTACGTCAAGATGAGGATGTGCTTGACACATGGTTTTCAGCTTGGCTATGGCCAATTTCGGTATTCAATGGCATCAACGAACCAGAAAATGCAGAAATTAACTACTATTACCCTACGCAAGATTTAGTCACTGCCCCAGATATCATTTTCTTTTGGGTAGCACGCATGATCGTTTCAGGATATGAATTCCGTGGACAATTGCCTTTTGAAAACGTTTATTTCACAGGTATAGTACGCGACAAACTGGGACGCAAAATGTCTAAATCACTGGGCAACTCTCCTGATCCGATAGATTTGATGAACGAATATGGTGCAGATGCAACGCGAATGGGTATGTTATTGACTGCTCCAGCAGGTAATGACCTTCCTTTTGATGTAGAACTTTGTGTACAGGGCCGTAATTTTGCCAATAAGATCTGGAATGCCTTCCGCTTGGTTAAAGGCTGGGAAATTACAGCTACTCCGGCTTCAGATTCAGATAAGATTTCAGCATCTTGGTTTGAGGCAAGGTTAAATCAAGCCTTGGTCGATATCGAAGAAAACTTCAAACACTATCGTTTATCAGATGCATTGATGACAACCTACAAATTGGTATGGGATGACTTCTGTGCTTGGTACCTTGAATTAGTAAAACCAGCTTATGGCTCCCCTATTTCTAGCGAAACCTTAGAGACAGTAAAATCTTTTTTCCAACGTATACTCACTTTAGTACACCCTTTCATGCCTTTCTTGACAGAAGAATTGTGGCATGACGAACTGTTCGGTGTGAAAGACGAGAAAGATTGCATTATCGTAGCCGCTTATCCGACGGCGAATGCTTTTGACGAGCAGCTTATCAAAGATTTCGCTGTCGCACAACAAATTATTTCGGAAGTTCGTAATATCCGCAATTCTAAAGGTATCTCCCCTAAAGTAGCATTGCCATTGGCTATCAATCAACAATCAGATATCAATTTAGCACAATATATTGACATCATTACCAAAATTGCAAACTTGGAAGGCGTAACTTTTGTTTCTGAGAAAGTAGCCGGAGCCGCAAGTTTCCTTGCTGGCAAAGACGAATGTTATGTTACTTTGGAGAACAATATTGATGCAGATGCTGAACGTGAGCGTATTGAAAAAGAGTTAGCATACTTGACGGGCTTCTTAGTTTCAGTAGACAAAAAACTGTCCAATGAACGGTTTGTCCAAAATGCAAAACCTGAAATTGTCGAAAACGAAAAAAGCAAAAAAGCGGACGCAGAAGCTAAGATTAAAATTCTTCAAGAAAGCTTAACAGCATTGGGTTAA
- a CDS encoding DUF4342 domain-containing protein produces the protein MGFKETFQINGENLLQKIKEIIAEGNVSKISIADKHGKEIMSFPVTIGAIGLILAPVFAAIGAVAALLTECTITVERNTNKEEKNEEDNRTDPPTTITVK, from the coding sequence ATGGGATTCAAAGAAACATTTCAGATTAACGGTGAAAACCTTTTACAGAAAATCAAGGAAATCATTGCCGAGGGCAATGTGAGCAAAATCAGCATTGCGGACAAACATGGTAAAGAAATCATGAGTTTTCCGGTGACTATCGGCGCAATAGGCTTGATCTTAGCACCTGTTTTTGCAGCAATTGGTGCTGTCGCAGCATTGCTTACAGAATGTACCATCACTGTAGAACGAAATACAAACAAGGAAGAAAAAAATGAAGAGGATAACCGTACTGATCCGCCAACAACGATAACAGTAAAATAA
- a CDS encoding LTA synthase family protein, with protein sequence MQRFANELRALTQYFLFWLIICFIDRLIFVIAFFEKIGFSNFTEIFRIYYHGLNLDFSAVSYICALPFLVYCLLSFFPKLKPKRQILDIYTIIVLVLFFVTSFINVNIYREWGDKISKRAIDAFFASPSGAVASAESTPVFLPIVGMLIGIFCGYFLYRWMFKKVSFFNLKSPVSNFLKLAIGVFVLFTFIRGGYGRATLNPSKAYYSEETFYNHAAVNTQWSLLRDFFAKSTKLKNPYTYYGDQKDIQDKLRPAFQSQPDSAVEVLSTTRPNVVIIMLESFVGDLIQSLGGEKGITPHMEELIKGGILFDHIYSAADRSDKGMVAVLSGFPAQGPESIIKYIDKHENMPAIGQEFDHAGYETSFYHGGQSEFYNFKSYMLTHGISRVVDNANFGLDAERASWGVYDHVVFNQMIKDFKKEKQPFFSTIFTLINHEPFELKHGYKFGNATNADKFRSTANYTDSAVFDFINKAKKEAWYKNTLFVIVADHGHRLPSEKWELFHPNRFHIPLIFFGDVIKPEYRGKIFNRIGNQTDLAATLLTQLKLPTDHYHWSRDLFNPTTPQIAFYNSKDAFGVITPKQAVSFDNVGRIINYRANKEYPVGKTDSLLNIAKAYYQDVYREFLKY encoded by the coding sequence ATGCAACGATTTGCTAATGAGCTTAGAGCTTTAACACAGTATTTTCTGTTCTGGTTAATTATCTGTTTTATAGATAGATTGATTTTTGTTATTGCTTTTTTTGAAAAGATAGGTTTTTCTAATTTCACAGAAATTTTCAGGATTTATTACCATGGTCTGAATCTGGATTTTTCTGCAGTCTCCTATATCTGTGCATTACCATTTCTGGTGTATTGCCTATTAAGTTTCTTTCCAAAACTGAAACCCAAAAGACAGATCCTCGATATTTATACCATTATCGTCCTGGTATTGTTCTTTGTGACAAGTTTTATCAATGTCAATATTTATCGGGAGTGGGGCGACAAGATTTCTAAACGTGCCATTGATGCATTTTTTGCTTCGCCTTCGGGTGCCGTCGCTTCGGCTGAATCCACGCCGGTGTTTCTCCCCATCGTTGGGATGTTGATCGGTATATTCTGCGGTTATTTTCTGTACCGTTGGATGTTTAAAAAAGTCTCTTTTTTCAATCTCAAGTCTCCTGTCAGTAATTTTCTCAAACTGGCAATTGGAGTATTTGTACTCTTCACGTTTATCCGTGGTGGTTACGGAAGAGCAACGTTAAACCCTAGTAAAGCCTATTATTCCGAGGAAACATTTTACAACCACGCAGCAGTCAATACACAATGGTCGCTTTTGCGGGATTTTTTTGCTAAAAGTACCAAGCTTAAAAATCCCTATACTTATTATGGTGATCAGAAGGACATTCAGGACAAGCTACGGCCCGCCTTTCAAAGTCAGCCTGATTCTGCTGTTGAGGTCCTGTCAACCACTCGTCCAAATGTTGTTATTATTATGCTGGAAAGCTTTGTTGGCGATCTCATTCAGTCTCTCGGAGGGGAAAAGGGAATTACGCCACACATGGAAGAATTGATTAAGGGTGGTATTTTGTTTGACCATATTTATTCTGCAGCTGATCGGTCCGACAAAGGCATGGTAGCGGTGTTGAGCGGTTTTCCGGCGCAGGGGCCCGAGAGTATTATCAAATATATCGACAAGCATGAAAATATGCCTGCCATTGGACAGGAGTTCGATCATGCCGGCTACGAAACATCATTTTATCACGGTGGTCAGAGCGAGTTTTACAATTTTAAATCGTATATGCTGACACACGGGATATCTAGGGTGGTGGATAATGCCAATTTTGGCTTAGATGCGGAACGTGCCTCATGGGGTGTCTATGACCATGTCGTCTTTAATCAGATGATCAAGGATTTTAAAAAAGAAAAACAACCTTTCTTTTCGACGATCTTTACTTTAATTAATCACGAACCATTTGAATTAAAACACGGCTATAAATTTGGGAATGCTACCAATGCAGATAAATTCCGAAGTACGGCAAATTATACAGATTCAGCTGTTTTTGATTTTATTAATAAAGCCAAAAAGGAAGCTTGGTATAAAAATACCCTTTTCGTTATAGTGGCTGACCATGGACATCGCCTTCCTTCAGAAAAATGGGAGCTGTTTCACCCCAATCGCTTTCATATTCCGCTGATCTTTTTCGGCGATGTGATCAAACCTGAATATCGCGGCAAAATATTCAATAGAATCGGTAACCAAACGGATCTGGCGGCAACTTTATTGACACAATTGAAGCTTCCGACAGATCATTATCACTGGAGCCGTGATCTGTTTAATCCCACAACACCACAAATAGCATTCTATAATTCTAAAGACGCCTTCGGTGTAATTACACCAAAACAAGCCGTTTCATTTGATAACGTTGGAAGGATCATTAACTATAGAGCCAATAAGGAATATCCGGTTGGCAAAACGGATAGCTTATTGAATATTGCCAAAGCGTACTATCAAGACGTATACCGTGAATTTTTAAAATATTAG
- a CDS encoding DoxX family protein — MKIFKNILCILFALLFINAGLDKLFHYMPTPPMDMDMKKVFEAFATIKWLMPLVGIIELLGGLLFIFPKTRTLGALVIFPILIGIFTHNMIFYSQQGLIIWAVLFIIWLWVVFENWGKYKKLME, encoded by the coding sequence ATGAAGATTTTTAAAAATATACTTTGCATTTTATTTGCCTTGCTTTTCATCAATGCGGGGCTAGATAAGCTTTTTCATTATATGCCTACGCCACCTATGGATATGGACATGAAAAAAGTATTTGAGGCTTTTGCCACAATAAAATGGTTAATGCCACTGGTTGGAATCATCGAACTTCTGGGCGGCTTGTTGTTCATTTTCCCAAAAACAAGAACGCTGGGGGCATTGGTCATCTTCCCGATACTCATTGGCATTTTTACCCACAATATGATTTTTTATAGCCAACAGGGATTAATTATTTGGGCTGTACTCTTCATTATATGGTTATGGGTAGTATTTGAAAACTGGGGCAAGTATAAAAAACTGATGGAATAA